The genomic DNA CGTTTTGAAGTCGGAAAACCTCGTTTTCACCGTCACTGTTTTGGCGAGTAATTTATTTTTGCGCAGTGTACTGCATGCGCGTTCTGTAAGGTAATATAATAATGCATAAATAAGGTTTCGATTCAAGGTGTCTTCATGTAAGGTTGTTTCACGGCTAATGGATTTCATCGTATCTGAGCATTGATAGTCACCACCTTGTATGAAAAATTTGAGTATTTTATAATAACTGCCCAAGGCAGTTTCCAATATCCAGTCTGGGGTTTTTATTAATTCTTGTACTGTGGTGATATTCAGATTTTTAAGAACGGCAACATTTTTTGGTCCGATGCCGGGTAGGACGTTGACACCAAGGGGCGTGAGAAACGGTATTTCATCTTTTTGCGGGACCGCGATAGTACCGTTAGGCTTAGATTGTTCACAGGCGATTTTCGAGAATACTCTTGTTCGCGCAATACCGATGGAGGATGGAATGTTCAGGGTTTCTTTGATCTCATTTTTCATTTTATAGGCCAATTCGAGAGGAGGTCCGAATAAACGCTGGGTTCCCGTTGTATTGATATATGCTTCGTCTATTGAGACCATGTCTACTTCCGGAGAATAGGAACTTATGATCTCATAAAATCGGTTCGAATATAGCCGATAG from candidate division WOR-3 bacterium includes the following:
- the dinB gene encoding DNA polymerase IV gives rise to the protein MYICIDLDAFFVSVEQALDPSLLYKPVIVGGLPQERGVVASASYEARKFGIHSGMPTSLAYRLCPRAIFLRGNFQHYRLYSNRFYEIISSYSPEVDMVSIDEAYINTTGTQRLFGPPLELAYKMKNEIKETLNIPSSIGIARTRVFSKIACEQSKPNGTIAVPQKDEIPFLTPLGVNVLPGIGPKNVAVLKNLNITTVQELIKTPDWILETALGSYYKILKFFIQGGDYQCSDTMKSISRETTLHEDTLNRNLIYALLYYLTERACSTLRKNKLLAKTVTVKTRFSDFKTISRRTKIPAGNAQQIIFELSARILEEILKEKKRIRLIGIALSGFEYDGLQSSMFMLKEERLNRLNGALDRARNKFGFNTLFAANTTVLKKHFKDSDHGYTLHTPSLSQ